A window of the Rhodoferax sp. GW822-FHT02A01 genome harbors these coding sequences:
- a CDS encoding ABC transporter ATP-binding protein, whose product MASSLEIAGIRKVFGKGAAAVEVLKKIDITVPPGEFLILVGPSGCGKSTLLNIIAGLEEPTEGSLRIGGRDVIGVAPAQRDIAMVFQSYALYPTMSVEDNIGFALEMRKVPKDVRTKRIHEVAAMLQIENLLDRRPSQLSGGQRQRVAMGRALARDPQLFLFDEPLSNLDAKLRVEMRAEIKRLHLVSGITSVYVTHDQIEAMTLGSRIAVMKDGVLQQIGTPDEIYRTPINIYVAGFIGSPMMNFIDGRAEGEGAQTRFVFTGGSLELPAPTGRAITLGQRPEHIHLDENAAWRGEVLLVEPTGADTYVVVKTAAGLITVRAPANTKLNIGEHVGMSVSGRHNNWFDKATGIRIEA is encoded by the coding sequence ATGGCTTCCTCTCTTGAAATCGCAGGCATCCGCAAGGTCTTTGGCAAAGGCGCTGCCGCCGTGGAAGTGCTCAAGAAAATCGACATCACGGTACCACCCGGTGAGTTCCTGATTCTTGTGGGCCCCTCGGGTTGCGGAAAGTCCACCTTGCTCAACATCATTGCCGGGCTGGAGGAGCCGACCGAAGGCTCCTTGCGTATTGGCGGACGCGACGTGATCGGTGTGGCTCCGGCCCAGCGCGACATTGCCATGGTGTTTCAGAGCTATGCGCTGTATCCGACCATGAGCGTGGAAGACAACATCGGTTTTGCGCTGGAGATGCGCAAAGTGCCCAAGGACGTGCGTACCAAGCGCATTCATGAAGTGGCGGCCATGCTGCAGATCGAGAACCTGCTGGACCGCCGCCCCTCGCAGCTCTCGGGCGGCCAGCGCCAGCGCGTAGCCATGGGGCGGGCTCTGGCGCGCGACCCGCAACTGTTCCTGTTTGATGAACCGCTGTCCAATCTGGATGCCAAGCTGCGCGTGGAAATGCGTGCCGAAATCAAGCGACTGCACCTGGTCAGCGGGATCACCAGTGTCTATGTGACCCATGATCAGATCGAGGCCATGACGCTGGGCAGCCGCATCGCCGTGATGAAGGACGGCGTGCTGCAGCAGATCGGCACACCCGACGAGATCTACCGTACGCCCATCAACATCTACGTGGCGGGATTCATTGGCTCACCGATGATGAACTTCATCGACGGGCGTGCAGAAGGCGAGGGCGCGCAAACCCGTTTCGTCTTTACCGGTGGCTCGCTGGAACTGCCCGCGCCCACGGGGCGCGCCATTACCCTGGGCCAACGCCCTGAGCACATCCACCTGGATGAAAACGCTGCCTGGCGCGGCGAGGTACTGCTGGTGGAGCCCACAGGCGCAGACACCTACGTGGTGGTCAAGACGGCTGCCGGGCTGATCACGGTACGCGCTCCGGCCAATACCAAGCTCAATATCGGTGAGCACGTCGGCATGTCGGTCAGCGGCCGCCACAACAACTGGTTCGACAAGGCCACTGGCATCCGCATTGAGGCATAG
- a CDS encoding carbohydrate ABC transporter permease, with protein sequence MKTQSFHRLVVYSFLVVAALLFLAPMYVMLVTSFKDADQIRAGNLMSLPTSMNWSSWQLAWEQACTGVDCRGLRPYFWNSVSMAVPAVLISTAWGAINGYVLSMWKFKGSDVLFGFLLFGVFMPFQVVLLPMSQVLGYLHLSSSVGGLVLVHCLAGIASTTLFFRNYYTAIPGELVNAARLDGAGFWRIFWRIVIPMSTPIMMVTLIWQFTNIWNDFLFGVAFSGADSKPITVGLNNMANTTSSVKNYNVDMAAAVIAGLPTMLVYILAGQYFVKGLTAGAVKG encoded by the coding sequence ATGAAAACCCAATCCTTTCATCGTCTGGTGGTCTACAGCTTCCTGGTCGTTGCGGCCCTGCTGTTTCTGGCCCCGATGTACGTGATGCTGGTGACGTCCTTTAAGGATGCGGACCAGATCCGCGCCGGCAACTTGATGAGCCTGCCCACGAGCATGAACTGGTCTTCCTGGCAGCTGGCTTGGGAGCAGGCTTGCACCGGCGTGGACTGCCGCGGACTGCGCCCTTATTTCTGGAATTCGGTCAGCATGGCGGTGCCGGCAGTACTTATCTCCACAGCCTGGGGTGCCATCAACGGCTATGTGTTGAGCATGTGGAAGTTCAAGGGCAGTGACGTTCTGTTTGGCTTCTTGCTGTTTGGCGTGTTCATGCCGTTCCAGGTGGTTCTGCTGCCCATGAGCCAGGTGCTTGGCTATCTGCACCTGTCGAGTTCAGTGGGTGGGTTGGTGCTTGTCCACTGCCTGGCGGGTATCGCCAGCACGACGCTGTTCTTTCGCAACTACTACACGGCCATTCCAGGTGAACTGGTGAATGCTGCGCGTCTGGACGGTGCCGGGTTCTGGCGCATCTTCTGGCGCATCGTCATCCCCATGTCCACGCCCATCATGATGGTGACCCTGATCTGGCAGTTCACCAATATCTGGAACGACTTCTTGTTCGGCGTGGCATTCAGCGGAGCCGACAGCAAACCCATTACCGTGGGCTTGAACAACATGGCCAACACCACCAGCAGCGTGAAGAACTACAACGTGGACATGGCCGCTGCCGTCATCGCCGGCTTGCCCACCATGCTGGTCTACATTCTGGCCGGTCAGTATTTTGTAAAAGGACTCACGGCCGGCGCCGTGAAAGGATAA
- a CDS encoding sugar ABC transporter permease produces the protein MKKLEDLLPKLVVAPGFVFGFAFIYGFMIWNGILSVSNSHMLPNYSEFVGLDQYARLWDMDRWYVALKNLGIFSSLYVGGSLILGMVLAIFLDQKVRAEGFLRTIYLYPMALSFIVTGTAWKWILNPSLGLEKLMHDFGWSSFSFDWLVQSETAIYCVVIAGVWQSAGFAMALFLAGLRGIDDNIIRAAQIDGASLPRIYWRIILPIMRPVMFSIILVLSHLSIKSFDLVMALTAGGPGYSSDVPATFMFTMSFNRGQLGLGAASATMMLVTVAAIVVPYLYSELRSKPHER, from the coding sequence ATGAAAAAGCTGGAAGACCTGTTGCCCAAACTGGTGGTGGCACCCGGATTTGTATTCGGCTTTGCCTTCATTTATGGCTTCATGATCTGGAACGGCATTCTTTCCGTTTCCAACTCGCACATGCTGCCCAATTACAGCGAGTTCGTAGGGCTGGATCAATACGCCAGACTCTGGGACATGGACCGCTGGTATGTCGCCCTCAAGAACCTGGGCATCTTCAGCAGCCTGTATGTCGGTGGCTCACTGATTCTGGGCATGGTGCTGGCAATCTTTCTGGACCAGAAGGTGCGCGCAGAAGGCTTCTTGCGCACCATCTATCTCTATCCCATGGCCTTGTCCTTCATCGTGACGGGAACGGCCTGGAAATGGATTCTCAACCCCAGCCTCGGGCTGGAAAAACTGATGCACGATTTTGGCTGGTCCAGCTTCAGCTTCGACTGGCTGGTGCAAAGCGAAACGGCTATCTACTGCGTCGTCATCGCCGGTGTCTGGCAGTCCGCAGGATTTGCCATGGCGCTATTTCTGGCGGGTCTGCGTGGCATTGACGACAACATCATTCGGGCGGCCCAGATTGACGGCGCTTCGTTGCCCCGCATCTACTGGCGCATCATCCTGCCCATCATGCGACCGGTGATGTTCTCCATCATCCTGGTGCTCTCGCACCTGTCGATCAAGAGTTTCGATCTGGTCATGGCGCTCACGGCGGGCGGCCCCGGCTACTCCAGCGATGTGCCGGCGACCTTCATGTTCACCATGAGCTTCAACCGTGGTCAACTGGGTCTGGGGGCGGCGAGCGCCACCATGATGCTGGTGACCGTGGCCGCCATCGTGGTGCCCTATCTGTATAGCGAACTCCGCTCCAAACCCCACGAGCGCTAA
- a CDS encoding lmo0937 family membrane protein, producing the protein MLETIAIILLVLWALGMVTAYTMGGFIHILLVIAVVVVLIRVIRGNSPL; encoded by the coding sequence ATGCTTGAAACAATTGCAATCATTCTGCTCGTGCTCTGGGCACTGGGCATGGTCACGGCCTACACCATGGGTGGCTTCATCCACATACTGCTGGTCATTGCAGTCGTGGTTGTATTGATTCGCGTGATCCGCGGAAACAGCCCTCTTTAG
- a CDS encoding response regulator yields the protein MLVVDDNEDATLILCEMLDAMRFVVQHANSGERALQMIQAAHDQNSPFDFVLMDRLMPGMDGLETIRAIKAMPHKVVPFVQMVTAHRRQELVRSAELLGVEHVLAKPVSSSLLLNTMMEVAGKAPPPPMSLQPVPQSARDKLDAKLQQLRGARILLVEDNVLNQQVAYELLTDAGFEVDIAEDGQKAVNNVEARALEHLPYDLILMDMQMPVMDGVTATRLLRQNHGAKELPILAMTANAMQADRDRCLEAGMNDFISKPIAPAQLWGSLLRWITPRDGLGQKADLGKVQQVDVPHGSKLQVRLPAHIDGLNMESGLALMGHNEGLYLRTLQSFVATQQGAIEDMRRSLQTAQVALAERQAHTLKGQAAYLGATGLQHSAAELEDMLRDEARDAAGIERTLQTAAQQLHALLTSVRRALPNLQSDGPEPVDAAVVTHGQLDALMLEMQRLIQGNDPYALDVLEHNKGVLQRHLGDRFTELEQALQGFDFETAAKSLNK from the coding sequence GCAGCATGCCAATAGTGGAGAGCGCGCATTGCAGATGATCCAGGCGGCCCATGATCAGAACTCTCCATTTGATTTTGTGCTGATGGACCGGCTCATGCCAGGTATGGATGGCCTGGAAACCATACGGGCGATCAAGGCGATGCCACACAAGGTGGTGCCATTTGTTCAGATGGTTACTGCACACAGGCGCCAGGAACTGGTGCGCAGTGCCGAGCTGCTGGGCGTGGAGCACGTTTTGGCCAAGCCCGTGAGCAGCTCTCTGTTGCTCAACACCATGATGGAGGTCGCAGGGAAAGCGCCGCCGCCGCCCATGTCTCTACAACCCGTGCCTCAGAGTGCGCGGGACAAGCTCGATGCCAAGCTGCAGCAGCTCAGGGGGGCACGCATTCTGCTGGTAGAGGACAACGTCCTCAATCAGCAGGTGGCTTATGAACTGTTGACCGATGCCGGCTTTGAGGTGGACATCGCGGAAGATGGACAGAAGGCGGTGAACAACGTGGAAGCACGCGCACTGGAGCACCTTCCCTACGATCTCATTCTCATGGACATGCAAATGCCGGTAATGGATGGCGTTACTGCTACACGTTTGCTGCGGCAAAACCATGGCGCCAAGGAACTTCCCATTTTGGCCATGACCGCCAACGCCATGCAGGCAGACCGGGATCGCTGCTTGGAGGCGGGGATGAATGACTTCATTTCCAAACCCATTGCGCCTGCCCAGTTGTGGGGATCCTTATTGCGATGGATTACGCCACGTGATGGGTTGGGTCAGAAGGCCGACTTGGGCAAAGTGCAACAGGTAGATGTGCCGCACGGCTCCAAACTACAGGTCCGGTTGCCGGCCCACATTGACGGTCTGAATATGGAAAGTGGGCTTGCACTCATGGGCCATAACGAGGGTCTGTACCTCAGAACGTTGCAGTCCTTTGTTGCCACCCAACAAGGGGCCATAGAGGATATGCGGCGATCGCTGCAAACCGCGCAGGTGGCGTTGGCGGAACGGCAGGCGCACACGCTCAAGGGACAAGCGGCTTATCTGGGGGCGACTGGTCTGCAGCACTCTGCAGCCGAGTTGGAGGACATGCTCAGAGACGAGGCAAGAGATGCTGCCGGAATTGAGCGCACACTGCAGACTGCGGCGCAGCAACTGCACGCCTTATTGACATCTGTGCGTAGGGCATTGCCCAATCTGCAATCTGACGGACCTGAGCCGGTGGATGCGGCCGTCGTGACGCACGGGCAACTTGACGCGCTGATGCTTGAAATGCAGCGTCTGATTCAAGGCAACGATCCCTATGCACTCGATGTTCTGGAGCACAACAAAGGTGTATTGCAGCGCCATCTGGGTGACCGATTTACCGAACTGGAGCAGGCCTTGCAGGGTTTTGATTTCGAGACTGCCGCCAAGTCTCTGAATAAATAA
- a CDS encoding ABC transporter substrate-binding protein: protein MLKLSKLATAAALMVAGTAVMAGEVEVLHWWTSGGEAKSVAELKKIMQEKGNTWKDFAVAGGGGDNAMTVLKSRVVSGNPPAAAQIKGPALQEWAAEGVLANLDPVAKAENWDALLPKVVADIMKYKGNYIAAPVNVHRVNWMWANSAVLKKAGVTAAPKTWPEFFAAADKVKKAGFIAVAHGGQNWQDFTTFESVVLGIGGAKFYNDALVKLDQKALTSPTMSKALETYRKVHSYVDPASPGRDWNLATAMVIQEKAAFQFMGDWAKGEFSTAGKVPGKDYICAAAPGTDNAYTFNVDSFAMFKLKDAAAQKAQADLASSIMGVQFQEIFNLNKGSIPVRLNMDMSKFDDCAKLSAKDFVSTAKAGSLEPSIAHGMAVSPAAAGAIQDAVSQFWNDDKISVADGVKNIAKAAKTQ from the coding sequence ATGCTGAAACTTTCGAAACTCGCCACGGCTGCGGCGTTGATGGTGGCTGGTACTGCCGTGATGGCTGGCGAAGTGGAGGTGCTGCACTGGTGGACTTCCGGTGGCGAAGCCAAATCGGTCGCGGAACTCAAGAAGATCATGCAGGAGAAGGGGAACACCTGGAAGGACTTTGCGGTCGCTGGTGGCGGTGGTGACAACGCCATGACCGTGCTCAAGAGCCGTGTGGTTTCGGGCAACCCGCCTGCCGCTGCCCAGATCAAGGGCCCGGCTCTGCAGGAGTGGGCTGCCGAAGGTGTTCTGGCCAACCTCGATCCGGTGGCCAAGGCAGAGAACTGGGATGCATTGCTGCCCAAAGTCGTCGCCGACATCATGAAATACAAAGGCAACTACATTGCAGCGCCGGTCAACGTGCACCGCGTGAACTGGATGTGGGCCAACTCCGCTGTGCTGAAGAAGGCCGGCGTCACTGCGGCACCCAAGACCTGGCCTGAATTCTTTGCCGCTGCAGACAAGGTCAAGAAGGCAGGCTTCATTGCCGTCGCACACGGTGGACAGAACTGGCAAGACTTCACCACGTTTGAATCCGTGGTTCTGGGCATTGGCGGCGCCAAGTTCTACAACGATGCACTGGTCAAGCTGGACCAGAAGGCACTGACCAGCCCGACCATGTCCAAGGCGCTGGAAACCTATCGCAAGGTACATAGCTATGTGGACCCCGCTTCGCCCGGACGTGACTGGAATCTGGCCACGGCCATGGTGATCCAGGAAAAGGCGGCCTTCCAGTTCATGGGTGACTGGGCCAAGGGTGAGTTCAGTACCGCAGGCAAGGTGCCCGGCAAGGACTACATCTGCGCCGCAGCTCCGGGAACTGACAACGCCTACACTTTCAACGTGGATTCTTTTGCCATGTTCAAGCTCAAAGATGCTGCGGCGCAAAAGGCGCAAGCCGACCTGGCCTCCAGCATCATGGGTGTGCAGTTCCAGGAAATATTCAACCTGAACAAGGGCTCCATACCGGTCCGCCTGAACATGGACATGTCCAAGTTTGACGACTGCGCCAAGCTCTCGGCCAAGGACTTCGTGAGCACCGCCAAGGCTGGTTCGCTGGAACCTTCCATTGCCCACGGCATGGCAGTGTCACCCGCTGCTGCAGGCGCCATCCAGGACGCTGTGAGCCAGTTCTGGAACGATGACAAGATCTCGGTTGCCGACGGTGTGAAGAACATCGCCAAGGCCGCCAAGACCCAGTAA